taacGGCATtgcattgccagatgctcggaagataacgtgtaaggaaacaaaactgtaacACTCCCGTTATCTTAGCAGGTGTTTGTCACCCAAGACGTTTCCTAACAACCCAATTagctgcaacgctagcatttgtgttaCAGGTGTACGgttatcaaaagagagtttaatttaccatgttttatacacctgttatgcttgtgtgacgtcacgcacctgcatctcggcaaatcAGAGTTGAAAATTTCAGCGCGAGTTTCCCAGTTGGAATTCCAAAGTGccgttgaatggaacgcagcattagagCATGTATGCATATATTGCAAGTATATAGTGTGTGAATTGGGATGCAGCCATTATCAGTGATCTGTGCTGTGATTGGCCAGTTACCCGGTTGAGTTTGATGAGCACGCAGGGTTTGCCGTTCTGGTAACCGTACGTGCGGTCGCTGAGTCCGGAACAGTCCCCAAGAATGGTGCGGTTGAACTGGCAGGAGCGTTTGGGGTTGTTGCGCACATCGCCGCTGTCTTCCTGATAAAAGTACTGATCTGGAGTGCACGCGTCATTGTTCATCACCTGCTGCGAGTTGTTGTACGCTACAGGAAGACACAGAAACATAGTGTCAGCTGCTCTCCAGTTCAGCGCCATGACACCTGGGAAATATTGCATCATCTAGACAGCATCGTTTTTCAGTACATCTTTGCCCAAATATCAAAGTTCCTACTagagaaataaaaatgatgaTCTGATCTCAAATAAACAATTCATTCTTGGAAAATATAACCAAACTGTGTAATCGTGtattcatctgtcaaagcgtttctaactgttttctgTTCATATGCTGTAGTTCCTCTTCTAATGATGTCATATCCTCCTTTTCAATCGTATGAATGTAAcccatcataagaaagtgttttactgcAATGCAAATGCTcctcggatcgcatcatttacatGGATAATTGTTTATCCAACTGAACAGACTACATATTAAATGACAAAACaattaatgacaataaaatgcaaacatctcttcagtaatcaaaatgctttttgaatgtaacttacGTGCGAGGAAGTTGTCCAGGGCCTGAGCATACTTGTCCCAGCTTTCTGTATTCTCCACATTATAAATGATCTCTAGAGAATCTCCTTTCGGCCGAATCATCACACctacaattacacacacacacagggatggTGTCTGTGATGGTGACGAGTCATGAATGTGTGTGATGTGTATAAAAATTGTGTGTACCTGGTGATGCCAGGCGGTCCTGCCAGGTGGGCTTATAGTCGTCCAGTGTCAGCAGCATCACATACATGGTGAGGCAGAACATGCCAGCCAGAAACGTGTAGAAGACCAGATAGAACAACAGAATGAGACCTGCACGAGAAACACACATTTAAGCTTGAGTCACACCATTTATAATCTCCCATCAGAGTATATCCTCAGCTGTCAAAACGTGAGGAACTTCTTAAAGTAGCTCAAACTTCAGCATATTCATTAGAAGTGATTATTAATTTAGGAGCTCGTTTAATATTACACATTATGCATGCTAATCTTTCattataaatttaattaaatgttcatATATTTTTCAGAatgttaaagtttggtctgttacagtttgaaacatgtttttgtcattttgcacattatcatcaactaaaacatgttaaagggacagttcacacaaaaatgaaattctctcatcatttattcaccctcatgccatcccagatgtgtatgactttctttcttcaccagaacacaaatgaagatttttagaagaatatttcagctctgtaggttcatacactccaagtgaatggtgaccagaactttgaagctccaaaaagcacataaaggcagcataaatgtaatccataagactccagtggtttaatccatgtcttcagaagtgatatgataggtgtgggtgagaaacagatcaatatttaaatccttttttactataaatctccactttcactttcacattcttcttcttttgttttttggcaattcacattcttctagAATATCGCCACCTATGATAGGGCTGGTTAAAGATAGAGATTAAtagaaaaaatgacttaaatatcaggatctgtttctcacccacacctatcatatctcttcagaagacatggattaaaccactggattacttttatgctgcctttatgtgctttttggagcttcaaagttctggtcaccattcacttgcatcgtatgaacctacagagctgaaatattcttcttaaaatcttcacttgtgttcagcagaagaaagtaaaaaattaacactatagggggagggacattctcattctagagagcatttaattggacaaatATTTG
The genomic region above belongs to Myxocyprinus asiaticus isolate MX2 ecotype Aquarium Trade chromosome 28, UBuf_Myxa_2, whole genome shotgun sequence and contains:
- the LOC127419339 gene encoding sodium/potassium-transporting ATPase subunit beta-2-like; translation: MAKEDEKKESSGEWKEFFWNPRTHELLGRTASSWGLILLFYLVFYTFLAGMFCLTMYVMLLTLDDYKPTWQDRLASPGVMIRPKGDSLEIIYNVENTESWDKYAQALDNFLAPYNNSQQVMNNDACTPDQYFYQEDSGDVRNNPKRSCQFNRTILGDCSGLSDRTYGYQNGKPCVLIKLNRVIGMLPNNYGQSPNVTCGPKKEDTDSVGEIAYFPVDGAFNLMYYPYYGKKAQVNYSQPLVAVKFLNITLNTDVNVECKINSNTTQFSERDKFAGRVSFKIRVNTI